A genomic region of Geitlerinema sp. PCC 9228 contains the following coding sequences:
- a CDS encoding ferredoxin--nitrite reductase — protein sequence MVATSPNKGAKNKFEKFKAEKDGLTVKEELEDFARMGWEAIDKTDLEQRLKWLGIFYRPVTPGKFMLRLRVPNGILTSEQTRVLAEIVQRYGEDGSADITTRQNMQLRGIRLEDIPDIFQRLHQVGLTSMQSGMDNVRNITGSPVAGIDANELIDTRELTKKVQDAITNNGEGNFEFTNLPRKFNIAIEGGRDNSVHAEINDIALVPAYKDGRLGLNVLVGGFFSAKRCEVAVPLNAWIPPNHEDAVQLCCAILRVFRDYGLRANRQKSRLMWLIEAWGMEKFRAAVEEELGSPLLPAAEKDEIDWDKRDFIGVHEQKQPGLHFVGLHVPVGRLMADDLFEFARLAEVYGDGEVRLTVEQNVILAGISSDRLEAFLSDPLLDKFTISPGHLTRSLVSCTGSKFCNFALIETKQRAWAMVKELEGELDIPDHVRIHWSGCPNSCGQPQVADIGLIGTKARKNGEMVEGVDILMGGKVGKDARLGDRVQKSVPCEDLKSVLRDLLVENFGAQPKTNG from the coding sequence ATGGTCGCAACTTCTCCTAATAAAGGGGCTAAAAACAAATTTGAAAAATTTAAAGCCGAAAAAGATGGTCTAACTGTCAAAGAAGAGCTAGAAGATTTTGCCCGCATGGGGTGGGAGGCAATAGACAAAACCGATCTCGAACAACGGCTAAAGTGGCTGGGAATTTTTTATCGCCCTGTCACCCCCGGCAAATTTATGCTGCGGTTGCGGGTTCCCAACGGCATCCTCACTAGCGAACAAACCCGCGTCTTGGCAGAAATTGTGCAGCGATACGGCGAAGATGGCAGTGCCGATATCACTACCCGCCAGAACATGCAGTTGCGGGGAATTCGCCTAGAAGATATCCCTGATATTTTCCAGCGTTTGCATCAAGTTGGCTTGACTTCGATGCAGTCAGGTATGGATAACGTGCGCAATATCACCGGGTCGCCGGTGGCCGGTATTGATGCAAATGAGCTTATCGATACGCGGGAACTGACCAAAAAGGTACAGGATGCCATTACCAACAACGGAGAGGGGAATTTTGAGTTTACCAATCTCCCCCGTAAGTTTAATATCGCCATTGAAGGAGGTCGGGATAATTCCGTTCATGCGGAAATTAACGATATTGCCTTGGTTCCGGCTTACAAAGACGGTCGGTTAGGATTGAATGTTTTGGTGGGGGGATTCTTCTCAGCCAAACGTTGTGAGGTGGCGGTTCCTTTGAATGCTTGGATTCCTCCCAATCATGAAGATGCGGTACAGCTTTGTTGTGCCATTTTGCGGGTGTTTCGCGACTATGGTTTGCGTGCCAATCGCCAAAAATCCCGTTTGATGTGGCTGATTGAAGCTTGGGGGATGGAAAAATTCCGGGCTGCGGTTGAGGAAGAATTGGGTTCCCCGTTGCTGCCAGCGGCGGAAAAGGATGAAATAGATTGGGATAAGCGCGATTTTATTGGCGTACACGAACAAAAACAGCCGGGATTGCATTTTGTGGGATTGCATGTTCCGGTGGGTCGTTTGATGGCGGATGACTTGTTTGAATTTGCTCGTTTGGCGGAGGTGTATGGCGACGGGGAAGTTCGATTAACGGTAGAACAAAATGTTATTTTGGCTGGGATTTCTAGCGATCGCTTGGAGGCATTTTTATCCGATCCGTTGTTGGATAAGTTTACCATTTCTCCCGGTCATTTAACGCGATCGCTGGTTTCTTGTACAGGATCGAAATTTTGCAATTTTGCCTTAATTGAAACCAAACAACGGGCTTGGGCGATGGTAAAAGAGTTAGAAGGGGAATTGGATATTCCCGACCACGTTCGCATTCACTGGAGTGGTTGTCCCAATTCTTGCGGTCAACCCCAAGTAGCCGATATTGGTTTGATAGGAACTAAAGCTCGTAAAAATGGGGAAATGGTGGAAGGTGTGGATATTTTGATGGGTGGTAAAGTTGGTAAAGATGCTCGTTTGGGCGATCGCGTACAAAAAAGCGTTCCCTGCGAGGATTTAAAATCGGTTCTTAGAGATTTGCTGGTAGAAAATTTTGGTGCCCAACCCAAGACAAATGGGTAA
- a CDS encoding inositol monophosphatase family protein encodes MSDFWNQIQTFAETNAYHIGQQLLKEFGKVQSREKADGSLVTQADEWSDRTLQNAIAETFPDHGILTEEQTRTFPNREWCWVIDPLDGTTNFARGIPVWGVSLGLLHWGNPVFGHVYFPPIQQTLQGIYTDQHQEATINGQPLKPSQDQLTSNHFFSFCSRSIDFYQPPFPCKVRMLGVASYNLLTVAIGSTLGAVEATPKVWDLAGTVPILQAAGVVWKSLGSDPIFPLTPGKDYTRVSCPSLVVTREDLLETFAGLGESLRETS; translated from the coding sequence ATGAGCGATTTCTGGAATCAAATACAAACCTTCGCCGAAACCAACGCCTACCATATCGGCCAGCAACTGTTGAAAGAATTTGGCAAAGTGCAAAGTCGGGAAAAAGCCGATGGTAGCCTGGTGACGCAAGCGGATGAATGGTCCGATCGCACCTTGCAAAATGCGATCGCCGAAACCTTTCCCGACCATGGTATCCTCACAGAAGAACAGACCCGGACCTTTCCCAACCGCGAATGGTGTTGGGTTATCGACCCCCTCGACGGAACCACCAATTTTGCGCGCGGGATTCCTGTGTGGGGCGTTTCTTTGGGGTTGTTGCACTGGGGAAATCCGGTTTTCGGTCACGTATACTTTCCGCCTATCCAACAAACTCTGCAAGGCATCTACACCGACCAGCATCAGGAAGCGACCATCAACGGTCAGCCACTCAAACCCAGCCAAGACCAACTCACCAGCAATCATTTTTTTAGTTTTTGTTCCCGCAGTATCGATTTTTACCAGCCACCGTTTCCTTGCAAAGTGCGCATGTTGGGGGTGGCTAGCTATAATTTGCTTACTGTTGCCATTGGTTCTACCTTAGGCGCTGTGGAAGCCACGCCCAAGGTTTGGGATTTGGCAGGAACTGTTCCCATTCTGCAAGCAGCGGGGGTGGTTTGGAAATCTCTGGGTTCGGACCCTATATTTCCCCTAACCCCTGGGAAAGATTATACCCGTGTTTCCTGTCCCAGTTTGGTGGTGACAAGGGAAGATTTGCTGGAAACATTTGCGGGTTTGGGAGAATCTTTGCGGGAGACATCCTAA